CCATAAAAATGTGAGAAATTCACACTGAAACTTCAATAGCAATCTCAATCATTTATTAATTATTGTTTTCTGTTTAGTCTGAGCATCTCTTCGATAAGAAATAATCATATTCCCCTGTGATATTTGAGAGGTTTCGTTTGAATATATGAAATGTCTTGATGCACACAGGTAAAGCGTACACGGAATCCCGTGCTGACATCGAAAAACGCTTCTAGATGCTCAGCTCCGTTAATTCTGGAACATGCCCACGTAAATATTACAAGAGTCGCTCAAAAACTTAAGTTTTCTGAATTAGGAAAGAATGTTGCTGTACGGTATCTGTAGTGCCATAAGTCCTAATTCATAGTTGCTCATTCGCTTAGAATTTCATTGATCCGCTAGATGTTGTAGATGAAGCAAGAAAACTTAATTTTAGATAGTAGTGAGCCTATGTTCATTACGTCTCAAGTGAAACTTTTCAGGTGTTCCGTACAGggtttttcgtttttgtgttacAGACTGACTTAACGTGTCATGCCATACAGGAATACGAGACGCATACGTCGTCAGATTTGGAGGCCCGCAACAATAAGATCGAAGAGCTGACGAGGCAAGGCGAAGAGCTGAGGCATCAGATCAGCACGCAGCAGAAGACCATCGAGCAGCAGAAGCAGCACATAAATAAATGTATAGAGGTCGTTAAGAAGTTACTCAAAGAGAAGAGCTCAATAGAGAAGAAGGAGGCTAGGCAAAGGTGCATGCAGAACAGGCTTAGGCTGGGACAGTTCGTGACGCAGAGGGTGGGAGCCACCTTCCAGGAGAACTGGACCGATGGACATGCTTTCCAGGAATTAGCTAGGTATgcacaatttttcgaaattattcacctcttctaaaactcaaaaatatgTAAGTTTCAACATTCCTTTCCTAATACACACGAAGTAAGGAACACCCAGTCAGGAAGTCAAttgctatactccattcacttttattttagcactcggttggccatggaaatttgacacatttcactctgtatagtacgaaaatgtggggttatgaagcttgtcaaaacatttttgggttttaaatcaacgctatgttgcccgttccacgttaaagtttctgttattacgtattttatcacaatgtcgaatctcttcggaaaatatgtgacgaacctaattgaagtttatacaaactgattgaaggcataccaaatccagatatttgtatggaaaatacaagagatcagtttgaTATCAtcatatgcactagcttgaggagaagtaatgttcgttatcttctttagctaaagtttgaatacgttacatcagttgtagatttcaaaaatattaacccgaagatgaaatgcatacgatgcagtggttgggaatgggtatcgcccgaaggaattaagaaataattacaagaatgataaattcttcaaaaaaaatcatcttgcatcaatataagtagaaagaatttaaggaagtttcaagtcaagatgaacttcacctttgagcaaaaatttcacatgaataaacaattaacaggacaactggcgcttatttgtggctgttcatctcaatacattgatataataataataattaggtatttattggtaccttaagacatttacaatgtatatcagattcagatgaaacattgtatacattttcttacattgaatatgttcgctaccgtctgacgtattgtggattttagaatatctgggtataactatttgaatgagcggacctgaattctaaatagcacttcctgaaaccctgtctcttttttcaataactttcggcattttcgtaataaaaattgatagtaGTTGTGGCAactgcgttatgacattaaacgacatttcatgagtgccaaccttactccgttctagctacaaaaacttgagaaaattatttcatggccaaccgactgctaaaataaatgtgaatggagtatagagaATATTATCAACACTGGTGAATACTATAACGCAGCATTCCCCAGTGTTGATGATTTTCTCTAGCTATTGAGTCCGTTGACAGTCCAGTCTGGGTATCCCTTACTTCTCGTGCATTAGAAGTTTTTGGCGGACAATTCAAAACACTCTTTTCAATATGGCGTTGAAATCTCTTAATTCTTTTTTCGTTTCTGCAGGCGGCAGGAAGAAATAACTGCCGAAAGGGAAGAGATAGATAGACAAAAGAAATTGCTTATGAAGAAGAGGCCGTCGACGAACGAGGGCGGTCGTAAGAGAAGCTCAAACTTGCACAACGGCACCGATTCGGGCTTCCTGAAGCCAGACGCCGTACCGGGTTCCTTTACATTACAAGAGTACTATGAGGCTGACGAGATATTAAAATTAAGGCAGAACGCACTGAAGAAAGAGGATGCGGATCTTCAGTTGGAAATGGAGAAACTGGAACGGGAACGCAATCTGCACATCAGAGAACTGAAACGCATCCATAACGAGGATCAGTCAAGGTTCAACAATCACCCCGTACTGAACGAGAGGTATCTTTTGCTGATGCTGCTGGGCAAGGGCGGTTTCAGCGAGGTGCACAAGGCTTTCGATCTGAAGGAGCAGAGGTATGTCGCCTGCAAGGTGCACCAATTGAACAAAGACTGGAAAGAGGACAAGAAGGCTAACTATATAAAGTGAGTGgtaaaaatcgatttttttttcaatacttaATCCTACCATCGGAGCCACATTGACTGTAAACTATTCTCCCCGATGagttatacaggatgagtctttgacttgtattgttattattatggtgaaggaatctactgttgaaatatatgtacaagtccaAGACTCAAGCTGTATAGTAATCATCAAATGTATCACTCCTTCAAAGTATCATTTATAGAAATATGTATAAACGATAGCAACATAGCAGTCGGCATCAGGGTATCctgatttttcaatttcaataatacgaggatatattgaaaaattcttagcgtactatagaaccaaacagaatttcactgtcaaaatatttcattactcaacatattctccttttaattggatacatttattacagcgaacctgcaacgtctctagaactttcaaaaaaaaaaaaagtttcttcttgctctgcaaaccagacagaCAGCTTTTtttacctccttgttggaagaaaatttacgaccttttctcagttggggaaagagatgattgtcggacggagccaaatctggtgaatgaggggggtgctctagtaattcaaaccctaaatcacgaatttttgcatggcaacatgagatttgtgtgcaagggcgttgtcctgcaaaaacaaaacacctttggatagctttccgcgtcttttctcttcaatttcttcccttagagtggtcagtaatgtcgaatagtaatctccggttattgttctaccttgaagaaagaacttttccagcagatttttggaaccgaaacttcttaggtcttggaaaaatcagagtgtcgccattccatcgattgttgctttgtttctggatcgtagaaatgtacccaagtctcatccatagtaacatttcggtttaagaattctacatcgttttcaaatccagcacagatcgaacgcgatgcttctacccttgcacggttTTGGTcatcattcaaacatttggggatccattttgcagcaattttttacatgtccaaattgacgtgaactatatgatgaacgcgttcgtatgaaatattcagtgctttagatatccgttttagcccaattcaacggtctgataaaatcatgtcatgaactgcatcgatattttcgggaactgacacagaaactggccttcccgatcggtcatcatcttcaacggAAAATgtatctcttttgaagcttgcagtccaatttttcactgtcgcatacgaaggatattgatcaccaaaggtatgaagcatatcttcgtaaatctgcttacctcttagcccttttaaatacaggtacttgatgatggctcgatactccaatttcgattttcacaatttctcggtggacatcttctttcttttaatttattgcgtaactctggtttactttttttgacctcaaacttcacactgacacttctaatgaaatattgtacgttgctatggtaacgcaatattttttgtatgcatggaactggtctaggctaactagatatcaatacatcttcgtattTAAGGTTTTGGAAATACAAGGTTCAGAAATCACTGTGCCCATAATATTTATTCAAGAATCTTGAGACAGAGGAGCAGAGAAGGCCTCCGCCTTcatttataaatgaaaatattccttTAATGTGGCTCCTTTTCCGCTCAAACGTTCGGCAATGTTTCTGGAGCTTTTTTATAAAACGAAAACTTTTTTCAGGCATGCGCTGCGAGAGTATAACATCCATAAAGCTTTGGATCACCCGAGGGTAGTCAAATTATATGACGTTTTTGAAATAGATGCAAATTCGTTTTGTACAGTCTTAGAATATTGTGATGGCCACGATCTAGATTTCTACTTGAAGCAGGTGAGTGTTCATATTTTTATCTCGAAGTacttgacaaaaaaattcaaatcgaTACACCTGTGATGAAAAACTCACACCAGAACAAACTGTGTTGGTTGTGTTTCAAGACGGGACTGAGTGTTTCGCGATTTATCCTAGCCAGTTAAGCTGTTtctatttttgtatttatttttattcttgcCGTGTTTCAGCATAAAACGATAGCGGAAAGGGAAGCAAGATCGATCATAATGCAAGTTGTGTCGGCCCTGAAGTACCTGAACGAGATTAAACCGCCTGTGATCCATTACGACCTAAAACCCGGCAACATTTTGCTGACGGAGGGAAACGTCTGCGGCGAAATCAAAATTACGGATTTCGGACTGAGTAAAGTGATGGATGAGGAAAATTACAATCCGGATCACGGAATGGATCTGACGTCCCAAGGAGCCGGCACTTACTGGTTAGTTTGGAATCTTGACGATTGTTTTTCACGCTGAATTAATCTAAATTTTGTTTTACAGGTACCTCCCACCGGAGTGTTTCGTGGTTGGAAAGAATCCGCCTAAGATTTCCTCCAAGGTGGACGTATGGAGTGTGGGTGTGATTTTCTATCAGTGTCTCTATGGCAAGAAACCTTTCGGCCACAACCAGTCCCAAGCGACGATTTTAGAAGAAAATACTATATTGAAGGCAACTGATGTTCAGTTCGCGAATAAACCAGCAGTCACAAATGAGGCTAAGGTGAGTACTCTTTGTCATTTGTGCATTGTCTTGGCCTGTGAATATTTGAGGTGTTCTTGTCCAAAATATAGAACGTCTTGATGCACACAGGTACATTATACGCAGAATCCCGTGCTGATATTGATTACTAATTAAATACTCAGCTCCGTATATTCTGGAACAGTTTTTCCCTATATAATTCATTTCGAAGTCTTATCGGTATATTATACTGATTTGAAGGGTTTGGGAATTATAATTTCGTGAGGAGCAAGTGGGAGAGGCAAGGGGGGAAGATGAGCAGATTCAGAGGGTTTGGAAAATGGTTTACTTATCCAAAACCCTACAAGCAAGTCTTTTCTTGTTCAATGTTATCCACACAGTCTTACCCGTTGTGAAAATGGGCGAAAACAGGATAGCAATAACAATACTTTGTCAACGAATGGCCTTTGATGTCATTGTCTCGTTCTTTCTACACATTTTTTACCTTACCCTGCATGATACACCATTTTGGTGAGATATAACGTCTAAACAGTTTCGAACCCatttaatcatcatttttttaatttcattaccCTCTAGGTTTCTATCTAAACCAATTGTCTTGAAGTAGAATGGGAAAATGAATAGTTTACAACACTTGATTACAAAATTATTCCGAGATACCAGAATGATTGGACAATTGTACAATCGGCTGCTGGTCTAGGTTTGCCTGAATGTTATCAATCAATGTGCAAAATTTGTAAAGCTTATCAATGGAGAATAATAATTCCTGTAATGTTTGAAATTCGAAAGGAATACGTataaattgtgatttttttccAGAGCTTCATCCGTGCCTGCTTAGCCTACAGGAAAGAGGATCGTATCGATGTTCTCTCCTTGGCAAAACACGAATACCTACAGCCGCCGATGCCTAAACATTCGAGGCTCACCTCCACGCAGCAGCAACAACAGCACCAGCAGCAGGCGGCCCAGCAGCAACAGTCCCAACAGTCTGTCGCCGGCACCTTTTCGACGGGTCTCTTCGGCGGCATGAACGCTTCCTCTTCGTCTTAGTGCAGTGCTGTGTTAA
Above is a window of Coccinella septempunctata chromosome 5, icCocSept1.1, whole genome shotgun sequence DNA encoding:
- the LOC123312948 gene encoding serine/threonine-protein kinase tousled-like 2 isoform X2 gives rise to the protein MIFFEVATVPFLISSRIAAALIAVAIVENRARSTRRKSVPGQGRRVLDGIRQIHQEEKAHHRRAAVDVDSESGISNVEPDVIVTDSKIQLHIFGCNVVPKHHMSAGSQIQMAPQSIVNTTQPVHSQDSNMSTGSSHSDKEVDPNTPEKLPRTPSERKRKRKVEDSGGGPVGKGVRNANSEKKINEYFKHSGNSPIRHGGAKSPSPQQPYHLMFPPSPQQVGLPSPQMPPANTVPFEFLSKTPKMPINTNTNKYVQTDLTCHAIQEYETHTSSDLEARNNKIEELTRQGEELRHQISTQQKTIEQQKQHINKCIEVVKKLLKEKSSIEKKEARQRCMQNRLRLGQFVTQRVGATFQENWTDGHAFQELARRQEEITAEREEIDRQKKLLMKKRPSTNEGGRKRSSNLHNGTDSGFLKPDAVPGSFTLQEYYEADEILKLRQNALKKEDADLQLEMEKLERERNLHIRELKRIHNEDQSRFNNHPVLNERYLLLMLLGKGGFSEVHKAFDLKEQRYVACKVHQLNKDWKEDKKANYIKHALREYNIHKALDHPRVVKLYDVFEIDANSFCTVLEYCDGHDLDFYLKQHKTIAEREARSIIMQVVSALKYLNEIKPPVIHYDLKPGNILLTEGNVCGEIKITDFGLSKVMDEENYNPDHGMDLTSQGAGTYWYLPPECFVVGKNPPKISSKVDVWSVGVIFYQCLYGKKPFGHNQSQATILEENTILKATDVQFANKPAVTNEAKSFIRACLAYRKEDRIDVLSLAKHEYLQPPMPKHSRLTSTQQQQQHQQQAAQQQQSQQSVAGTFSTGLFGGMNASSSS
- the LOC123312948 gene encoding serine/threonine-protein kinase tousled-like 2 isoform X14; this encodes MSAGSQIQMAPQSIVNTTQPVHSQDSNMSTGSSHSDKEVDPNTPEKLPRTPSERKRKRKVEDSGGGPVGKGVRNANSEKKINEYFKHSGNSPIRHGGAKSPSPQQPYHLMFPPSPQQVGLPSPQMPPANTVPFEFLSKTPKMPINTNTNKYVQVKRTRNPVLTSKNASRCSAPLILEHAHTDLTCHAIQEYETHTSSDLEARNNKIEELTRQGEELRHQISTQQKTIEQQKQHINKCIEVVKKLLKEKSSIEKKEARQRCMQNRLRLGQFVTQRVGATFQENWTDGHAFQELARRQEEITAEREEIDRQKKLLMKKRPSTNEGGRKRSSNLHNGTDSGFLKPDAVPGSFTLQEYYEADEILKLRQNALKKEDADLQLEMEKLERERNLHIRELKRIHNEDQSRFNNHPVLNERYLLLMLLGKGGFSEVHKAFDLKEQRYVACKVHQLNKDWKEDKKANYIKHALREYNIHKALDHPRVVKLYDVFEIDANSFCTVLEYCDGHDLDFYLKQHKTIAEREARSIIMQVVSALKYLNEIKPPVIHYDLKPGNILLTEGNVCGEIKITDFGLSKVMDEENYNPDHGMDLTSQGAGTYWYLPPECFVVGKNPPKISSKVDVWSVGVIFYQCLYGKKPFGHNQSQATILEENTILKATDVQFANKPAVTNEAKSFIRACLAYRKEDRIDVLSLAKHEYLQPPMPKHSRLTSTQQQQQHQQQAAQQQQSQQSVAGTFSTGLFGGMNASSSS
- the LOC123312948 gene encoding serine/threonine-protein kinase tousled-like 2 isoform X10, which codes for MEGLFQALFVYYRFNHQMSAGSQIQMAPQSIVNTTQPVHSQDSNMSTGSSHSDKEVDPNTPEKLPRTPSERKRKRKVEDSGGGPVGKGVRNANSEKKINEYFKHSGNSPIRHGGAKSPSPQQPYHLMFPPSPQQVGLPSPQMPPANTVPFEFLSKTPKMPINTNTNKYVQVKRTRNPVLTSKNASRCSAPLILEHAHTDLTCHAIQEYETHTSSDLEARNNKIEELTRQGEELRHQISTQQKTIEQQKQHINKCIEVVKKLLKEKSSIEKKEARQRCMQNRLRLGQFVTQRVGATFQENWTDGHAFQELARRQEEITAEREEIDRQKKLLMKKRPSTNEGGRKRSSNLHNGTDSGFLKPDAVPGSFTLQEYYEADEILKLRQNALKKEDADLQLEMEKLERERNLHIRELKRIHNEDQSRFNNHPVLNERYLLLMLLGKGGFSEVHKAFDLKEQRYVACKVHQLNKDWKEDKKANYIKHALREYNIHKALDHPRVVKLYDVFEIDANSFCTVLEYCDGHDLDFYLKQHKTIAEREARSIIMQVVSALKYLNEIKPPVIHYDLKPGNILLTEGNVCGEIKITDFGLSKVMDEENYNPDHGMDLTSQGAGTYWYLPPECFVVGKNPPKISSKVDVWSVGVIFYQCLYGKKPFGHNQSQATILEENTILKATDVQFANKPAVTNEAKSFIRACLAYRKEDRIDVLSLAKHEYLQPPMPKHSRLTSTQQQQQHQQQAAQQQQSQQSVAGTFSTGLFGGMNASSSS
- the LOC123312948 gene encoding serine/threonine-protein kinase tousled-like 2 isoform X15, with product MMSAGSQIQMAPQSIVNTTQPVHSQDSNMSTGSSHSDKEVDPNTPEKLPRTPSERKRKRKVEDSGGGPVGKGVRNANSEKKINEYFKHSGNSPIRHGGAKSPSPQQPYHLMFPPSPQQVGLPSPQMPPANTVPFEFLSKTPKMPINTNTNKYVQVKRTRNPVLTSKNASRCSAPLILEHAHTDLTCHAIQEYETHTSSDLEARNNKIEELTRQGEELRHQISTQQKTIEQQKQHINKCIEVVKKLLKEKSSIEKKEARQRCMQNRLRLGQFVTQRVGATFQENWTDGHAFQELARRQEEITAEREEIDRQKKLLMKKRPSTNEGGRKRSSNLHNGTDSGFLKPDAVPGSFTLQEYYEADEILKLRQNALKKEDADLQLEMEKLERERNLHIRELKRIHNEDQSRFNNHPVLNERYLLLMLLGKGGFSEVHKAFDLKEQRYVACKVHQLNKDWKEDKKANYIKHALREYNIHKALDHPRVVKLYDVFEIDANSFCTVLEYCDGHDLDFYLKQHKTIAEREARSIIMQVVSALKYLNEIKPPVIHYDLKPGNILLTEGNVCGEIKITDFGLSKVMDEENYNPDHGMDLTSQGAGTYWYLPPECFVVGKNPPKISSKVDVWSVGVIFYQCLYGKKPFGHNQSQATILEENTILKATDVQFANKPAVTNEAKSFIRACLAYRKEDRIDVLSLAKHEYLQPPMPKHSRLTSTQQQQQHQQQAAQQQQSQQSVAGTFSTGLFGGMNASSSS
- the LOC123312948 gene encoding serine/threonine-protein kinase tousled-like 2 isoform X11 — protein: MAGICMPRISANGAGVKMEHFQAALDPRKQELLEARFMGARMSAGSQIQMAPQSIVNTTQPVHSQDSNMSTGSSHSDKEVDPNTPEKLPRTPSERKRKRKVEDSGGGPVGKGVRNANSEKKINEYFKHSGNSPIRHGGAKSPSPQQPYHLMFPPSPQQVGLPSPQMPPANTVPFEFLSKTPKMPINTNTNKYVQTDLTCHAIQEYETHTSSDLEARNNKIEELTRQGEELRHQISTQQKTIEQQKQHINKCIEVVKKLLKEKSSIEKKEARQRCMQNRLRLGQFVTQRVGATFQENWTDGHAFQELARRQEEITAEREEIDRQKKLLMKKRPSTNEGGRKRSSNLHNGTDSGFLKPDAVPGSFTLQEYYEADEILKLRQNALKKEDADLQLEMEKLERERNLHIRELKRIHNEDQSRFNNHPVLNERYLLLMLLGKGGFSEVHKAFDLKEQRYVACKVHQLNKDWKEDKKANYIKHALREYNIHKALDHPRVVKLYDVFEIDANSFCTVLEYCDGHDLDFYLKQHKTIAEREARSIIMQVVSALKYLNEIKPPVIHYDLKPGNILLTEGNVCGEIKITDFGLSKVMDEENYNPDHGMDLTSQGAGTYWYLPPECFVVGKNPPKISSKVDVWSVGVIFYQCLYGKKPFGHNQSQATILEENTILKATDVQFANKPAVTNEAKSFIRACLAYRKEDRIDVLSLAKHEYLQPPMPKHSRLTSTQQQQQHQQQAAQQQQSQQSVAGTFSTGLFGGMNASSSS